The nucleotide window ACGCTCTCTAACCAACCTGGGCATTCAAATCACCTCCCCTCTCTCCCTTTCCATCTCTCGAAGCTCATAATCTCAAGCTCCCTGTAGTAGGTCAGTCTCTTCATCAGCTCGTCCCAGTCAACGAGATGAGCATCGAATTCTGGTCCGTCCACACAAGCAAACTTAACCTGACCCCCCACGGTAACACGACAAGCACCACACATACCACTACCATCAACCATTATCGGGTTGAGGCTTGCCACGGTCTTTATGCCGTATTGCCTCGTTAGCTCCGCGACGGCCTTCATCATCACAACAGGGCCGACGGCATGGACGAGGTCTATTCTCTTGCCTTCCTCGATGAGCTTTGCCAAAGCGTGAGTCGTGAAGCCCTTCATCCCGTAGCTCCCGTCGTTCGTGGTAACGATAACCTCGTCGCTGACATTCCTAAGCTTATCTTCCCAGAAGACGAGTTCCTTCGTTCTGAAGCCAAGGATCGAGATGACGTAGTTTCCAACCTCCTTCATGGCCTTTGCCACAGGATAAATCTCGGCTACTCCAACACCGCCGCCAATCATGACGACTGTGCCAAACCTATCTATGTGGCTCGGCCTCCCTAGGGGACCTAGGATGTCGAGTATCGCGTCGCCCTCCTCATAGGTCCCTAGCTCATGGGTGGTCTTGCCAACCTCTTGGGCGACGATCGTTATCGTTCCTCTTTCAGGGTCATGGTCCGCTATAGTGAGGGGTATCCTCTCGCCCCTCTCATGGAGCCTTAGGATGATGAACTGGCTTGGCTTCGCATGCCTGGCAATCTTTGGTGCCTTTATTTCGAAGAGGTTTATCCCGGGTGCTAGTCTCTCCTTGCGGAGAATGGGGAACATGAGCATCACCTAAAGGAAAAGTTGTGTTTTATAAATATTAAAAGTTTCTGCGTGGGAATGCAGCTTTTAGTACATAACTAGAAGTTTAGAAAATTTGGTTTGAAAAACCCTTAAGGAGTATTTCGCGATGAATAAATATTAAGTCGGTGATGGTGATGAGATATGTAAAGTTACCCTCCGAAAATCTCCCTGAATTCTTCAACAGGCTCAAGAAGCTTGGCAAAGTT belongs to Pyrococcus yayanosii CH1 and includes:
- a CDS encoding sulfide/dihydroorotate dehydrogenase-like FAD/NAD-binding protein — protein: MFPILRKERLAPGINLFEIKAPKIARHAKPSQFIILRLHERGERIPLTIADHDPERGTITIVAQEVGKTTHELGTYEEGDAILDILGPLGRPSHIDRFGTVVMIGGGVGVAEIYPVAKAMKEVGNYVISILGFRTKELVFWEDKLRNVSDEVIVTTNDGSYGMKGFTTHALAKLIEEGKRIDLVHAVGPVVMMKAVAELTRQYGIKTVASLNPIMVDGSGMCGACRVTVGGQVKFACVDGPEFDAHLVDWDELMKRLTYYRELEIMSFERWKGREGR